Proteins from a single region of Festucalex cinctus isolate MCC-2025b chromosome 19, RoL_Fcin_1.0, whole genome shotgun sequence:
- the LOC144007048 gene encoding uncharacterized protein LOC144007048, giving the protein MTERQKGKILRARKDDFNPFKRKSYCRMKYLVPGFFSLALLEFAFVQTLYTQVISPIMNDTMNTSRPSNNTVTKPSTAAATDSASGRSTTTTQPVPTEVVSTATNGQRHFSASSCLLVVSCAFRAFCL; this is encoded by the exons ATGACTGAGCGGCAAAAAGGGAAGATTTTGAGGGCCAGGAAAGATGACTTCAATCCCTTCAAGAGGAAATCATATTGCAGGATGAAGTATCTTGTCCCGGGTTTCTTTTCGCTGGCTCTGCTGGAATTTGCCTTTGTGCAG ACTCTGTACACACAAGTCATAAGCCCGATCATGAATGACACCATGAATACAAGCCGGCCTTCCAATAACACCGTCACCAAGCCCTcgaccgccgccgccaccgaCTCGGCTTCCGGTCGATCGACCACAACAACCCAACCTGTGCCCACCGAGGTCGTCTCCACGGCAACGAACGGACAACGGCACTTCTCCGCCTCCTCCTGTCTGCTCGTCGTGTCGTGTGCGTTTCGGGCATTTTGCCTCTGA
- the LOC144006987 gene encoding uncharacterized protein LOC144006987 yields the protein MEKMVKFVFFVWLIFMAASSAESKTVTACTACTSETSVTENTQHDTSSRPTPSRSSTHDRTFDTSTPFSTSSAISTASRQHAAASSGTASNPGPATSTPAPAPSPSETTSVGPSATTLKAGTSSLFELCSPILVCVISVLICNV from the exons ATGGAGAAGATGGTGAAGTTTGTATTCTTTGTATGGTTGATCTTTATGGCCGCAAGCTCCGCTGAG AGCAAAACAGTGACTGCGTGTACCGCGTGCACGAGCGAAACAAGCGTGACGGAGAACACGCAACACGACACTTCTTCCCGGCCGACACCGAGCCGCTCCTCGACTCATGATCGCACTTTTGATACCTCGACCCCATTTTCCACCTCATCAGCGATCAGCACCGCATCAAGACAGCATGCCGCAGCATCCTCCGGAACCGCCTCGAACCCCGGACCGGCGACTTCGACTCCAGCCCCGGCACCGTCCCCGAGTGAGACCACCTCTGTGGGACCCTCAGCCACAACATTAAAAGCAGGGACTTCTTCCCTGTTTGAATTGTGCAGCCCAATTCTTGTGTGCGTCATTTCCGTTCTAATCTGCAACGTGTAG
- the LOC144007451 gene encoding mediator of RNA polymerase II transcription subunit 30: protein MAASMPQKTGMAGMPPQQQQQPAHMPPTAAMAAGQQPMPPQGALREISPVFLCRIGQETVQDIVTRTMEIFQITRATQLPNGVTQSQAMYQDRFGKLQEHLRQLALLFRKLRLLYERCVEMTADLQEGPAELVPYVGEELVNVRVEPCSPSVHQERKEVLEKVRQKNQEMKVLMDQMRNLLWDVNAMLTLRK, encoded by the exons ATGGCAGCGTCAATGCCACAGAAGACGGGCATGGCAGGGATGCCCcctcagcagcagcaacagcccgCTCACATGCCCCCCACGGCCGCCATGGCCGCAGGTCAGCAGCCGATGCCCCCCCAGGGCGCCCTCAGAGAGATCTCCCCCGTGTTCCTGTGCCGCATCGGACAGGAAACCGTCCAGGACATCGTCACTCGCACCATGGAGATCTTTCAAATCACACGAGCCACGCAA cttcccaACGGTGTGACTCAGAGCCAGGCAATGTACCAGGATCGCTTTGGGAAACTCCAGGAGCACTTGAGGCAGCTCGCCCTGCTCTTCCGCAAACTTCGCCTCCTGTACGAGCGCTGCGTGGAGATGACGGCGGACCTGCAGGAGGGGCCGGCGGAG CTTGTGCCGTATGTTGGAGAAGAGTTGGTCAACGTCAGAGTGGAGCCTTGTAGTCCTTCAGTCCACCAGGAGCGAAAAGAAGTCCTCGAG AAAGTGCGTCAGAAGAACCAGGAGATGAAGGTTCTTATGGATCAGATGAGGAACCTGCTGTGGGACGTCAATGCCATGTTGACGCTGAGGAAATGA